Proteins encoded together in one Diabrotica undecimpunctata isolate CICGRU chromosome 3, icDiaUnde3, whole genome shotgun sequence window:
- the beta-Spec gene encoding spectrin beta chain isoform X3: MTTDISIVRWDPTLQQEIVEDYEYDGGNSSSRLFERSRIKALADERESVQKKTFQKWVNSHLVRVNARISDLYIDMRDGKNLIKLLEVLSGERLPRPTKGKMRIHCLENVDKALQFLREQRVHLENMGSHDIVDGNPRLSLGLIWTIILRFQIQDITIEETDNQETKSAKDALLLWCQMKTAGYNNVNVRNFTTSWRDGLAFNALIHKHRPDLIHFEKLSKSSPIHNLNNAFNVAEDKLGLTKLLDAEDVFVEQPDEKSIITYVVTYYHYFSKMKQETVQGKRIGKVVGIAMENERMIKEYESLTSDLLAWIEATIVALGDRNFANSLAGVQAQLGQFNNYRIVEKPPKFVEKGNLEILLFTLQSKMRANNQRPYTPKEGKMISDINRAWERLEKSEHERELALREELIRQEKLEQLAARFNRKASMRETWLSENQRLVSQDNFGQELAAVEAAAKKHEAIETDIFAYEERVQAVVSVAGELEAENYHDMERINARKENVLRLWNYLLELLKARRIRLDISLQLQQNFQEMLHILDAMEELKQRLLTDDYGKHLMGVEDLLQKHNLLEADINILGDRVKAVASQSQRFVDIENEEGYRPCDPALVLERVQQLEEAYAQLVRLAVERRTRLEESKKLWQFYWDMADEDNWIKEKEQIVSTSDIGHDLTTVNLLLSKHKILENELSAHESQLEAALGVGEELINGGHFGAEKIQERLNEIRDAWKHLLDLAAYRRKRLEEAVDYHQLFADADDIDIWMLDTLRLVSSEDVGQNEGNAQSLLKKHKDVTEELKNYVSVIDALHQQAEALGPEVANSPEVNKRLASIDNRYKELLELAKLRKQRLLDALSLYKLLSESDGVEQWINEKDRMLQTMIPARDIEDVEIMKHRYDGFEKEMNSNASRVAVVNQLARQLLHVEHPNSEEITARQNHLNQKWAELREKAEAKKEELNSAHGVQTFHIECRETTTWIEDKVRILQTTDSLEMDLTGIMTLQRRLSGMERDLAAIQAKLTALQKEADSIADEHPEEAAVIRERITQIQVIWETLTQMLKERDSKLEEAGDLHRFLRDLDHFQAWLSKTQTDIASEDTPSSLSEAEKLLSQHQAIKEEIDNYTSDYTKMMEYGERITAEPTTQDDPQYMFLRERLKALKDGWDEIHQMWENRQQLLSQSLSLQLLDRDARQAEVILNQQEHTLAKDESPTTLEQAENSLKRHEAFLATMEANDDKINGVVEFSRRLGDEGHFAGDKITKRADNIDERRMANREKAQALLERLRDQLELHQFLRDCDELGEWIQEKHITAQDETYRSAKTVHSKWTRHQAFEAEIGANKERLHNLQKAAEELAKEKPEYASHIQPKIEDMVDQFDVLEQTTKEKGERLFDANREVLIHQTCDDIDSWMNDLEKQIESDDTGADLASVNILMQKQQMIETQMAVKARQVGELEKQTKHLETAAPEKDMEEIKVKKKKVEQRFAQLKEPLIERQRVLEKKKEALQFRRDVEDELLWIAEKMPQALSTEYGNSLFQVHMLEKKNQSLQTEVDNHEPRINTVCNNGQKLIDEGHEDSGEFSRLINELHKAWQELKETIEKRRENLLRNERAQQYLFDANEAESWMSEQELYMMVEDRGKDETSARNCMKKHESLEAAVEAYADTIRSLGETVRALAAEGHPLAEQVAVKQSQLDKLYAGLKDLAGERRAKLDEALQLFLLNRDVGDLEQWIADREVVASSHELGQDYDHVTLLWERFKEFAHDTEAIGSERVAAVNDVADQLIAAGHSDSALIAEWKDGLNEAWQDLLELIETRTQMLAASRELHKFFHDCKDVLSRIVEKQVSMSDELGRDAGAVNALQRKHQNFLQDLQTLQSHVQQIQEESAKLQASYAGDRAKEITNREQEVVAAWAALQIACDQRHGKLSDTGDLFKFFNLVRTLMQWMDEWTRQMNTSEKPRDVSGVELLMNNHQTLKAEIEAREDNFTACISLGKELLSRNHYASSDIKDKLVALTNQRNAVLQRWEERWENLQLILEVYQFARDAAVAEAWLIAQEPYLMSQELGHTIDDVENLIKKHEAFEKSAAAQEERFSALERLTTLETGGGVLKHNTAPLHVDIVCNFCYVPPQCTNPSPIPVRNWSVAYTRETVNSIVRDVDRFYKPFVPCRRNFTFHGVNKYYPECQKKSKQSSFLHKTNRSVVEKRSVRTESCSLESSAAVKRPVFMKSISMYESDYNTYNYTPYNTSDYKSMKYICHDLIMAERYAYYVQNNISLNKHNRDSVNMDIYAMNLSSKVKRRAEKIGMGRDKSYRKSFPLMASKGDTFELREIKRKQEAAQAEERARQEKEEAERLAAIAAAQPKEIETMVTDRPDAGSPAAEERPVSRAEEKARRKDRSRSKSPFRSFRWKKSSKASGTHSDDEGVLSSPLQDPSSVGDDEAIEGALVRKHEWENTTTKASNRSWDKVYCVLKGTQLAFYKDAKTAKSTPEQRFKGEPPLALRKAVANVAQDYKKKKYVFRLKLESGGEFLFQSQNDSEMNTWISNINSHADTESAGPSRSHTLPASGQKEDSKRRSFFTLKKT; encoded by the exons acgAAAGAGAAAGCGTCCAAAAGAAAACGTTCCAAAAATGGGTGAACTCACACTTGGTCCGAGTGAACGCTCGTATCTCAGACCTCTACATCGACATGAGAGACGGCAAGAACTTAATAAAACTCCTAGAAGTACTGTCCGGAGAACGACTGCCTCGTCCTACGAAAGGAAAAATGCGTATCCACTGCCTAGAAAACGTAGACAAAGCGTTACAGTTCCTAAGAGAACAGCGCGTTCATTTAGAAAATATGGGATCCCACGATATAGTAGACGGAAATCCCCGCCTCTCCTTGGGTCTAATATGGACCATTATCCTTCGCTTCCAAATTCAAGACATCAcaatagaagaaactgataaTCAAGAAACTAAATCTGCTAAGGACGCACTTCTGTTGTGGTGTCAAATGAAGACTGCAGGTTATAATAATGTTAACGTTAGAAACTTTACAACATCTTGGCGTGACGGTCTTGCTTTTAACGCTCTTATTCACAAGCATCGTCCAGATCTTATTCATTTCGAAAAGTTGTCCAAATCTAGCCCCATCCATAACCTCAATAATGCTTTTAATGTAGCTGAAGACAAACTAGGCCTCACAAAATTATTAGATGCTGAAGACGTTTTTGTAGAACAACCAGACGAAAAATCCATAATCACTTACGTAGTTACTTACTATCACTACTTCAGTAAGATGAAGCAAGAGACCGTACAAGGAAAACGTATTGGTAAAGTAGTAGGTATAGCTATGGAGAACGAACGAATGATCAAAGAATACGAATCACTAACAAGCGATTTGCTTGCATGGATCGAAGCAACAATAGTAGCTCTAGGTGATAGAAATTTCGCTAATAGTTTAGCTGGCGTTCAAGCTCAACTAGGCCAATTCAATAACTACCGTATTGTAGAGAAACCACCAAAGTTCGTCGAGAAAGGTAACTTAGAAATTTTGCTCTTTACACTCCAATCAAAAATGAGAGCAAACAATCAACGACCTTACACTCCTAAAGAAGGTAAAATGATATCAGATATCAACAGAGCTTGGGAAAGATTAGAAAAATCCGAACACGAAAGAGAACTGGCGTTGAGAGAAGAACTTATCCGCCAAGAAAAACTTGAACAACTAGCTGCCAGATTTAACCGAAAGGCAAGCATGAGAGAAACTTGGTTAAGCGAAAATCAAAGGCTGGTATCGCAAGATAACTTCGGTCAAGAATTGGCAGCCGTCGAAGCTGCAGCCAAGAAACATGAAGCTATTGAAACTGACATATTTGCATATGAAGAAAGAGTCCAAGCTGTTGTATCAGTAGCTGGAGAATTAGAAGCTGAAAATTACCACGATATGGAAAGAATTAATGCTAGAAAAGAAAACGTTCTTAGACTATGGAATTACTTATTGGAATTGCTTAAAGCACGTAGAATTCGTCTAGATATATCACTTCAATTACAACAGAACTTCCAGGAAATGCTACACATTCTAGATGCCATGGAGGAATTGAAACAACGTCTCCTTACCGACGATTACGGTAAACATTTGATGGGCGTGGAAGACTTACTTCAAAAACACAATCTACTTGAAGCTGACATTAACATTCTCGGCGATAGAGTAAAAGCAGTCGCTAGTCAGTCACAGAGATTCGTCGATATTGAAAACGAAGAAGGATATAGACCATGCGATCCTGCCTTAGTATTAGAACGTGTCCAACAATTAGAAGAAGCTTACGCGCAGTTAGTAAGACTTGCCGTTGAAAGAAGAACCCGCCTTGAAGAAAGTAAGAAATTGTGGCAGTTCTATTGGGATATGGCTGATGAAGATAACTGGATTAAAGAAAAGGAACAAATTGTTTCTACATCAGATATTGGTCATGACCTTACTACAGTCAACCTACTCCTTAGCAAACACAAGATCCTTGAAAATGAACTGTCTGCTCATGAGTCGCAGTTAGAGGCGGCCCTCGGTGTTGGCGAAGAACTCATCAACGGAGGCCACTTTGGTGCAGAAAAGATCCAAGAAAGGCTAAATGAAATCCGTGACGCGTGGAAGCATCTTCTAGATTTAGCAGCTTACCGTAGAAAGCGATTAGAAGAAGCTGTAGATTATCACCAACTGTTCGCTGATGCTGATGATATTGATATTTGGATGTTAGATACCTTACGACTAGTATCTAGTGAAGATGTTGGACAAAATGAAGGTAACGCACAATCTCTGCTCAAGAAACACAAGGATGTTACCGAAGAACTTAAGAACTATGTTAGTGTCATTGACGCCCTACACCAACAAGCAGAAGCTTTGGGACCAGAAGTAGCTAACTCACCAGAAGTCAATAAAAGACTTGCTTCCATCGACAACCGATACAAAGAATTATTAGAATTGGCCAAACTTAGAAAGCAACGCTTGCTTGATGCTCTTTCACTATACAAACTTCTTTCAGAAAGTGATGGAGTTGAGCAATGGATCAATGAAAAGGATCGTATGTTACAGACCATGATTCCTGCTAGAGATATTGAAGATGTTGAAATTATGAAACATCGTTATGACGGTTTCGAGAAAGAAATGAACAGTAATGCTTCCCGCGTAGCTGTAGTCAACCAATTAGCACGTCAATTATTACACGTTGAGCATCCCAATTCAGAAGAAATCACTGCCAGGCAAAATCACCTTAACCAGAAATGGGCCGAATTACGAGAAAAAGCAGAAGCTAAAAAAGAAGAACTTAACTCTGCTCATGGCGTTCAAACTTTCCACATCGAATGCCGCGAAACTACAACTTGGATTGAAGACAAAGTTAGAATACTACAAACAACAGACAGTTTGGAAATGGATCTTACAGGTATTATGACTCTTCAACGTCGTCTCTCAGGAATGGAAAGAGATTTGGCAGCTATTCAAGCTAAACTCACTGCACTTCAAAAAGAAGCTGATAGTATCGCTGATGAACATCCCGAAGAAGCAGCTGTTATTAGGGAACGTATTACTCAAATTCAGGTCATTTGGGAGACATTGACTCAAATGTTGAAAGAAAGAGACTCGAAACTTGAAGAAGCTGGTGATCTTCACAGATTCCTTCGTGATTTGGATCACTTCCAAGCTTGGCTTAGCAAAACTCAAACAGATATCGCTTCTGAAGATACTCCAAGCTCCCTTTCTGAAGCTGAGAAACTACTTTCTCAACACCAAGCTATTAAAGAAGAGATTGACAACTACACATCTGATTACACGAAAATGATGGAGTATGGAGAGAGAATTACAGCAGAGCCAACTACTCAAGACGATCCACAGTATATGTTCTTGAGAGAACGTCTAAAGGCATTGAAAGACGGATGGGACGAAATTCATCAAATGTGGGAGAACAGACAGCAGCTACTTTCTCAATCACTCAGTTTGCAATTACTCGACAGAGATGCCAGACAAGCCGAAGTTATCCTCAACCAACAAGAACACACTTTGGCGAAAGATGAGAGTCCAACAACATTGGAACAAGCTGAGAATTCACTCAAACGCCACGAAGCATTCCTCGCTACCATGGAAGCTAATGATGACAAAATCAATGGCGTTGTAGAATTCTCAAGAAGATTGGGCGATGAAGGGCACTTTGCTGGAGATAAGATCACTAAAAGAGCTGACAATATTGATGAACGTAGAATGGCCAACAGAGAGAAAGCTCAAGCGCTCCTGGAAAGACTTAGAGATCAATTGGAGCTACATCAATTCTTACGAGATTGCGATGAATTGGGCGAATGGATTCAAGAAAAACACATTACAGCTCAAGACGAAACCTACAGATCAGCCAAGACTGTTCACTCGAAATGGACAAGGCATCAAGCTTTCGAAGCCGAGATTGGTGCTAACAAAGAACGCCTCCATAACCTCCAAAAAGCTGCCGAAGAATTGGCTAAAGAAAAACCAGAATATGCTAGTCACATTCAACCAAAGATCGAAGATATGGTAGATCAGTTCGATGTATTGGAGCAAACGACGAAAGAGAAGGGCGAACGCCTCTTTGACGCTAACCGCGAAGTACTTATCCACCAAACTTGCGATGATATCGATTCGTGGATGAACGATCTCGAAAAACAAATCGAAAGCGACGATACTGGTGCCGATTTGGCCTCTGTCAACATTCTCATGCAAAAACAACAG atGATCGAGACCCAAATGGCCGTCAAAGCCCGCCAAGTTGGAGAACTCGAGAAACAAACCAAGCATTTGGAGACTGCTGCTCCCGAAAAAGACATGGAAGAAATCAAagtcaagaagaagaaggtgGAACAACGTTTCGCACAACTCAAAGAACCGCTTATCGAAAGACAGAGGGTGTTGGAAAAGAAGAAGGAAGCTTTACAATTCAGGCGAGACGTCGAGGACGAGCTTTTGTGGATCGCCGAAAAGATGCCGCAGGCTTTGTCTACAGAATACGGAAACAGTCTTTTCCAGGTGCATATGTTAGAGAAAAAGAATCAATCTTTACAGACAGAAGTAGATAATCACGAACCTAGGATCAATACAGTTTGTAATAATGGACAGAAACTAATAGATGAAG gtcATGAAGACTCAGGAGAATTCAGCAGACTAATAAATGAACTTCACAAAGCGTGGCAAGAACTCAAAGAAACCATCGAGAAGCGCAGAGAGAACCTGCTTAGAAACGAAAGAGCCCAACAATACCTGTTCGACGCCAACGAGGCCGAGAGCTGGATGAGCGAACAAGAACTTTACATGATGGTGGAAGACCGAGGCAAAGACGAAACATCGGCGCGTAACTGCATGAAGAAACACGAAAGTCTTGAAGCTGCAGTAGAAGCTTACGCGGATACGATCAGATCTCTTGGAGAAACTGTACGAGCTTTAGCTGCCGAAGGCCACCCACTCGCCGAGCAAGTAGCTGTCAAACAGTCACAGTTAGACAAATTGTATGCCGGCCTCAAGGATTTGGCGGGAGAAAGAAGAGCCAAATTAGACGAAGCATTACAACTATTCTTACTCAACAGAGATGTAGGAGATTTGGAGCAATGGATAGCAGATAGAGAGGTAGTAGCGTCTTCCCACGAATTAGGCCAAGACTATGATCATGTAACTTTGCTTTGGGAACGCTTTAAGGAGTTCGCACATGACACTGAAGCAATAGGAAGCGAGAGAGTCGCGGCCGTTAATGATGTCGCCGATCAGTTAATAGCTGCAGGTCATTCGGATTCTGCATTGATAGCAGAATGGAAGGATGGTTTGAACGAGGCTTGGCAAGACCTACTCGAGTTAATCGAAACTAGGACACAGATGTTGGCTGCATCTAGAGAATTACACAAGTTCTTCCATGATTGCAAGGATGTACTCAGCAGAATAGTGGAAAAACAG GTATCCATGTCTGATGAATTGGGAAGGGATGCGGGAGCTGTCAATGCCCTTCAACGTAAACACCAGAACTTCCTTCAAGACCTACAAACGCTCCAATCGCACGTCCAACAAATTCAGGAAGAATCTGCTAAACTTCAGGCCAGCTATGCCGGTGATAGAGCTAAAGAAATCACCAACAGGGAACAGGAAGTTGTAGCAGCATGGGCAGCCTTGCAGATCGCTTGCGATCAGAGACACGGCAAGTTGAGCGATACTGGTGATCTGTTTAAATTCTTCAACTTGGTACGAACATTAATGCAGTGGATGGATGAATGGACGCGGCAGATGAACACAAGCGAGAAACCGAGAGACGTCAGTGGTGTTGAATTGTTGATGAACAACCATCAAACACTTAAGGCTGAAATCGAAGCCAGAGAAGACAACTTTACGGCTTGTATTTCTTTAGGAAAGGAGTTGTTGAGCCGCAATCACTATGCAAGTTCTGATATTAAGGATAAATTGGTCGCGTTGACGAATCAAAGGAATGCTGTACTGCAGAGGTGGGAAGAAAG ATGGGAAAACTTGCAACTCATCCTCGAAGTATACCAATTCGCCAGAGATGCGGCTGTCGCCGAAGCATGGTTGATCGCACAAGAACCTTATTTAATGAGCCAAGAATTAGGACACACCATTGACGACGTTGAAAACCTGATCAAGAAACACGAAGCATTTGAAAAATCGGCAGCAGCGCAAGAAGAGAGATTCAGTGCTTTGGAAAGACTGACAACG TTAGAAACTGGTGGAGGTGTGTTAAAACATAATACAGCACCGTTGCATGTAGATATTGTTTGCAATTTTTGTTATGTTCCTCCTCAATGTACTAATCCCTCGCCCATTCCTGTACGCAACTGGAGTGTTGCCTACACCCGCGAAACGGTTAATAGCATCGTTAGAGATGTGGATAGGTTTTATAAACCTTTTGTGCCGTGTAGAAGAAATTTCACTTTCCATGGAGTTAATAAGTATTATCCGGAATGTCAAAAGAAATCTAAACAAAGCAGTTTCTTGCATAAGACTAATCGCTCGGTTGTGGAAAAACGTTCAGTTAGGACAGAAAGTTGTAGTTTAGAATCTAGTGCAGCTGTTAAACGTCCAGTATTTATGAAAAGTATATCGATGTACGAAAGTGACTATAATACGTACAACTACACTCCGTACAATACGAGTGATTACAAAAGCATGAAATATATCTGCCATGACTTAATAATGGCCGAAAGATACGCTTACTATGTTCAGAATAACATTTCTTTGAACAAGCATAATAGAGATAGTGTAAATATGGATATATACGCGATGAATTTATCGAGTAAAGTGAAAAGAAGAGCGGAAAAAATAGGAATGGGTAGAGATAAGTCTTATAGGAAATCTTTTCCATTGATGGCATCCAAAGGTGATACG TTCGAATTGAGGGAAATAAAGAGGAAACAAGAAGCTGCCCAGGCCGAAGAACGGGCtagacaagaaaaagaagaagctgAACGATTGGCGGCAATCGCTGCTGCGCAACCTAAAGAAATCGAAACAATGGTCACTGACAGACCAGATGCTGGATCTCCTGCTGCTGAAGAGAGACCAG